A stretch of Sulfurovum zhangzhouensis DNA encodes these proteins:
- the panD gene encoding aspartate 1-decarboxylase, producing the protein MNITMFYSKIHRATVTDANLNYVGSITIDRDLLEAANMRVGQKVDIVNNNNGERFSTYIIPGERGERDICLNGAAARKVQKGDKIIIIAYATMTEEEADTFKPKIVILEDDNSIAQEFEGLE; encoded by the coding sequence ATGAACATTACAATGTTTTACAGTAAGATTCACAGAGCAACGGTAACTGATGCGAATCTGAACTATGTAGGTTCTATTACAATCGACCGTGATCTTTTGGAAGCGGCCAATATGCGTGTCGGTCAGAAGGTCGATATCGTGAACAATAATAACGGAGAGCGTTTCTCAACGTATATCATCCCTGGCGAAAGAGGGGAAAGAGATATCTGTCTGAACGGTGCAGCAGCAAGAAAAGTACAAAAAGGTGACAAGATCATCATTATTGCTTATGCAACAATGACAGAAGAAGAAGCGGATACATTTAAACCAAAGATTGTAATCTTGGAAGATGATAACAGTATCGCTCAAGAGTTTGAAGGACTTGAATAA
- the rpmJ gene encoding 50S ribosomal protein L36 → MKVRPSVKKMCDDCKVIKRKGIVRVICKNPKHKQRQG, encoded by the coding sequence ATGAAGGTTAGACCATCGGTTAAGAAAATGTGCGATGACTGTAAAGTTATTAAGCGCAAAGGTATTGTACGCGTGATTTGTAAAAATCCAAAACATAAACAGAGACAAGGATAA
- the rplQ gene encoding 50S ribosomal protein L17 encodes MRHKHGYRKLSRTSAHRAALLKNLSIALTREGRIETTLPKAKELRSYYEKLITKASAGDFNAHRAVFAMLQDKEATNKLVTEIAPEYKERNGGYTRIIKTRTRRGDAAPMAIIELV; translated from the coding sequence ATGAGACATAAGCATGGTTACCGTAAACTAAGCAGAACATCTGCACACAGAGCGGCACTTCTTAAGAATCTTTCTATTGCTTTGACAAGAGAAGGTCGTATTGAGACGACACTTCCAAAAGCAAAAGAGCTTAGAAGTTACTATGAAAAATTGATCACGAAAGCTTCTGCTGGTGATTTTAATGCACACAGAGCAGTATTTGCAATGCTTCAAGATAAAGAAGCAACTAACAAGCTTGTAACGGAGATTGCTCCAGAGTATAAAGAGAGAAACGGTGGTTACACACGTATTATCAAAACTCGTACAAGAAGAGGTGATGCAGCACCTATGGCGATTATCGAACTCGTATAA
- a CDS encoding nitrous oxide reductase accessory protein NosL: protein MKIIYIILALLGIFLFNACTGTVQQQTPQKTYTRFQSVPLSQAILLQHGNKKEDCIICGMHLPTFYKTNHAATTKDHQIRQYCSLHCVVHDNEINKTDLYDVKVVDVTTLKFISAQSAYYVVGSMREGTMSHFSKYAFAKRKNADAFVKKYGGHVMNFYDAYTIAMQDFMTEE from the coding sequence TTGAAAATAATATATATCATTTTGGCGCTTTTAGGCATTTTTCTTTTTAATGCCTGTACAGGAACCGTACAGCAGCAAACACCACAAAAAACATACACCCGTTTTCAAAGTGTACCCCTATCACAAGCTATTTTGCTTCAACATGGAAACAAAAAGGAGGATTGTATCATTTGCGGTATGCATCTTCCTACATTTTATAAAACCAACCATGCCGCTACAACAAAAGATCACCAAATAAGACAGTACTGTTCACTGCACTGTGTCGTTCACGACAATGAAATTAATAAAACGGATCTCTATGATGTCAAGGTTGTGGATGTCACTACATTAAAGTTTATCTCTGCACAGAGTGCTTACTATGTGGTCGGAAGTATGCGAGAGGGGACAATGAGTCATTTCAGCAAATATGCTTTTGCAAAACGAAAGAATGCCGATGCTTTTGTGAAAAAGTATGGCGGTCATGTCATGAACTTCTATGATGCCTACACTATAGCAATGCAGGATTTTATGACAGAAGAATAA
- a CDS encoding sensor histidine kinase, producing MKNYSFFFEDNRFDIDIVPQTKAHKFYELNFDKDTLYILVPLLEDKENVLKIFYPLRSYKILLQETKQTILWQFLFLTLIAFFISLLFSYYSINPLRKSLTILEEFIKDIIHDLNTPITSILINLKMMDSKDEEVESIAQSAKAISMLHKNLDSYLKDMQFQKNRFSLKEVIDEQTAFFSSIYNYLDWKVDVEDTTIYSDKHAFSRIIYNLLSNACKYNTSHGFVKIIAQEHQLSISNSSHGIHNPSKIFDRFYKESDRGLGIGLHIVDKLCKELGIEKKLEVDHNNTVTIHLYF from the coding sequence ATGAAAAATTACAGTTTCTTTTTCGAAGATAACCGTTTTGATATTGACATCGTTCCTCAGACTAAAGCACATAAGTTTTATGAACTGAATTTTGATAAAGATACACTTTACATTTTAGTACCCCTTTTAGAGGATAAAGAAAATGTTTTAAAGATCTTTTATCCATTGCGATCCTATAAAATCCTTTTACAAGAAACCAAACAAACGATATTGTGGCAGTTTTTATTTCTGACATTAATTGCATTTTTTATCTCACTGCTTTTTTCTTACTACTCAATTAACCCTCTACGCAAATCTTTAACGATCCTAGAAGAGTTCATTAAAGATATTATTCACGACCTCAATACCCCCATTACCTCTATTCTCATTAATCTTAAAATGATGGATTCCAAAGATGAAGAGGTAGAAAGTATTGCACAAAGTGCAAAAGCTATCTCCATGCTTCATAAAAATCTGGATAGCTACTTAAAAGATATGCAATTTCAAAAAAATAGATTTTCGCTCAAAGAAGTAATTGATGAACAAACCGCTTTTTTTTCATCTATCTATAACTATCTTGATTGGAAGGTTGATGTAGAAGATACTACTATCTACTCGGACAAACATGCATTCAGCAGGATTATCTATAATCTACTCAGTAATGCCTGTAAATATAATACTTCCCACGGCTTTGTGAAGATCATTGCTCAAGAACATCAACTGAGTATTTCAAACAGCAGTCACGGTATTCATAATCCATCTAAGATTTTTGACAGGTTTTATAAAGAAAGTGATCGTGGGCTTGGTATAGGACTTCATATTGTAGATAAACTCTGTAAAGAGCTTGGGATAGAAAAAAAACTTGAGGTTGACCATAACAATACAGTGACCATTCATCTGTATTTTTAA
- a CDS encoding UDP-N-acetylmuramoyl-L-alanyl-D-glutamate--2,6-diaminopimelate ligase, which produces MKIACDLKGYSFLSDDTNALDNTTLFLTTAQNLPYYEALESKPEAISVEELIGLWELEKLRVVGVTGTNGKTTTTAAIYSFLLDLGEQPALQGTRGLFAGDRRIEEKSMTTPSIFETLHNMKQVLDLGCNYFIMEVSSHAIHQKRIEGIKFALKVHTNVTSDHLDYHGTVEEYRRVKSLFFADETPKLLNKDDINAITYNPMNAQSYGVDEPATFKVQAFSLLHGITAGIKHLQQEATFHSPMVGLFNLFNLMAAIGAVQMLTQKPIQEVCDVVEHFAGVAGRMEVVSRDPLVIVDFAHTDDGMYQVLDSIKDRDISVVFGAGGNRDKMKRPRMGAVAGKFAKKIYVTSDNPRDEVPEQILEDILVGLHGKDHVVATPDRRLAIKMALDELEGDEVLLILGKGDEDYQEIKGVKYPFDDREVVRELLGIEA; this is translated from the coding sequence GTGAAAATTGCATGTGATTTGAAGGGGTATTCCTTCCTAAGTGATGATACCAACGCGTTAGATAATACTACATTGTTTTTAACAACAGCGCAAAACTTACCATACTATGAGGCATTGGAGTCAAAACCGGAAGCTATCAGTGTGGAAGAGCTTATTGGCTTATGGGAGCTGGAAAAACTAAGAGTAGTAGGTGTAACCGGTACTAACGGGAAGACAACAACAACTGCAGCAATCTACTCATTCTTACTGGATCTCGGTGAACAACCAGCTCTGCAGGGAACGCGAGGACTTTTTGCCGGGGATAGACGCATTGAAGAGAAGAGTATGACCACCCCTTCTATCTTTGAAACTCTCCATAATATGAAACAGGTACTTGACCTGGGATGTAACTACTTTATTATGGAAGTCAGTTCTCATGCAATCCATCAAAAACGTATCGAAGGGATAAAGTTTGCCCTCAAAGTACATACAAATGTTACAAGTGACCATCTGGATTACCATGGTACAGTAGAAGAGTATCGACGCGTTAAGAGTCTGTTTTTTGCAGATGAGACGCCGAAGCTGCTCAATAAAGATGATATCAATGCTATCACCTATAACCCTATGAATGCTCAGAGTTATGGTGTAGATGAGCCTGCAACTTTCAAGGTACAGGCTTTTTCATTGCTTCACGGCATTACAGCCGGTATCAAGCATTTGCAGCAGGAAGCAACCTTTCACTCACCAATGGTAGGTCTATTTAACCTGTTTAACTTGATGGCAGCCATAGGGGCCGTACAGATGCTGACCCAAAAGCCTATCCAAGAGGTATGTGATGTGGTTGAACATTTCGCAGGTGTAGCGGGGCGAATGGAAGTGGTAAGCCGTGATCCTTTAGTGATCGTAGATTTTGCACATACTGATGACGGGATGTATCAAGTGCTAGATTCTATCAAAGATAGGGATATCTCAGTTGTATTCGGCGCAGGTGGCAACCGAGATAAAATGAAGCGTCCGCGTATGGGTGCTGTAGCAGGTAAGTTTGCCAAGAAGATCTATGTGACCAGTGATAATCCACGAGATGAAGTCCCTGAGCAGATACTTGAAGATATTCTAGTAGGACTACATGGGAAAGATCATGTAGTAGCTACACCGGATAGACGTTTAGCAATTAAAATGGCACTGGATGAACTAGAAGGTGATGAAGTACTCTTGATCCTTGGTAAAGGAGATGAAGATTATCAGGAGATCAAAGGGGTGAAATACCCGTTCGATGACCGCGAAGTAGTCAGAGAGTTGCTAGGGATAGAAGCCTAG
- a CDS encoding YbaB/EbfC family nucleoid-associated protein, whose translation MFEGLNFGDMGKMMEQIQEKAKEIQEQAKNVEFTAKAGGGMLTVTANGAGEIIDITIDDSLLEDKESLQILLISAINDVNKMVEDNKKSQAMGIMGGMNPFGSK comes from the coding sequence ATGTTTGAGGGTTTAAACTTCGGTGATATGGGCAAAATGATGGAGCAGATCCAGGAAAAGGCCAAAGAGATCCAGGAACAGGCAAAGAACGTTGAGTTCACTGCAAAAGCAGGTGGTGGTATGCTTACAGTGACTGCCAATGGTGCAGGTGAGATCATAGATATTACGATTGATGATTCTCTGTTAGAAGATAAAGAGTCTTTACAGATATTGTTGATATCGGCAATAAACGATGTCAATAAGATGGTGGAAGATAACAAGAAATCCCAAGCAATGGGGATAATGGGTGGAATGAACCCTTTTGGTTCAAAGTAA
- a CDS encoding ankyrin repeat domain-containing protein, with product MNEVTQAIENDSIAKLKSLIKGGTDITKPIIIGEEYELEDYDEISPLFYAIRKYASLELIELLLENGTDLFERDSDGISALDVAIKFKRKDVIQFCIDKGFDLNITTRRSGITPVMLAACFSDLDMMKLLIDNGADINASDKAGMAPKDYAKKLGQKKMVEFLSEHGAKFNVYPEEE from the coding sequence ATGAATGAAGTAACACAAGCTATAGAGAATGATTCTATCGCTAAATTAAAATCATTGATAAAAGGCGGTACGGATATCACAAAGCCTATTATTATCGGTGAAGAGTATGAGCTGGAGGATTATGATGAGATCAGTCCGCTTTTTTATGCGATAAGAAAGTATGCATCATTGGAGCTCATCGAATTACTGCTTGAAAACGGTACAGATCTTTTTGAAAGAGATAGCGACGGTATTTCAGCACTTGATGTGGCTATTAAGTTTAAACGCAAAGATGTGATCCAGTTCTGTATCGATAAAGGCTTTGACCTCAATATAACGACTAGAAGAAGCGGTATTACCCCTGTAATGCTTGCAGCATGTTTCTCTGACCTTGATATGATGAAACTACTTATCGATAACGGAGCTGATATCAATGCTTCTGACAAAGCGGGTATGGCACCTAAAGATTATGCAAAAAAACTAGGACAAAAAAAGATGGTTGAGTTTCTCTCAGAACATGGAGCGAAGTTTAACGTCTACCCTGAAGAGGAGTAA
- a CDS encoding response regulator transcription factor has product MNKILLLEDDPNLAKSLIRFLTHENYSVDWAKDGEEALDLTYENKYSLYLLDINVPLINGVDLLTSLREAEDFTPTIIISALIDVNSVTKGFIAGADDYVKKPFDPDELLVRIKAKTASLREKLKVGDLEADLVTEELFNHSQPLYLGDVQKNILLSLMKNHPNPVTKEELMLFLEKPNDLALRVNITKLKKNLGINIQNIRGVGYKVI; this is encoded by the coding sequence TTGAATAAAATACTACTTCTTGAAGATGACCCGAATCTTGCTAAATCCCTCATAAGGTTCCTTACGCATGAGAACTACTCCGTTGACTGGGCAAAAGACGGGGAAGAAGCACTTGATCTGACGTATGAAAACAAATACAGTCTTTACCTCTTAGATATCAATGTCCCGCTTATCAATGGAGTTGACCTACTCACCTCTCTAAGAGAAGCTGAAGATTTTACACCAACAATCATTATCAGTGCTTTGATAGATGTGAACTCAGTTACCAAAGGCTTTATAGCCGGAGCAGATGATTATGTTAAAAAACCTTTTGATCCCGACGAACTGCTGGTACGGATCAAAGCAAAAACTGCATCCCTCAGAGAAAAACTAAAGGTTGGTGACCTGGAAGCTGATCTTGTTACAGAAGAACTCTTTAATCATTCCCAACCTTTATATTTAGGAGATGTACAAAAAAATATTCTGCTTTCTCTGATGAAAAACCATCCAAATCCAGTTACCAAAGAGGAGTTGATGCTATTTTTGGAAAAACCAAACGATCTTGCCTTGAGAGTCAACATAACAAAACTTAAAAAAAATCTTGGAATAAATATTCAAAATATTAGAGGAGTCGGTTATAAAGTTATCTGA
- the rpsM gene encoding 30S ribosomal protein S13, with amino-acid sequence MARIAGVDLPLKKRMEYALTYIYGIGLTTSRQILDATEIDYNKRVHELTDAEAATIRNYIQDNLMVEGDLRKKVTLDIKALMDLGNYRGLRHRRGLPVRGQKTKTNARTRKGKRKTVGSA; translated from the coding sequence ATGGCACGTATTGCAGGTGTTGATTTACCACTTAAAAAAAGAATGGAGTATGCACTTACTTACATTTACGGTATTGGTCTTACAACTTCAAGACAAATCCTTGATGCAACTGAGATCGATTATAACAAAAGAGTTCATGAACTAACAGATGCTGAAGCAGCAACTATCCGTAACTACATTCAAGATAACTTGATGGTAGAAGGGGATCTTAGAAAAAAAGTAACTCTAGATATCAAAGCATTGATGGACCTAGGTAACTACAGAGGTTTAAGACACAGAAGAGGACTACCGGTGCGTGGTCAAAAAACTAAGACAAATGCGCGTACGAGAAAAGGTAAGCGTAAAACTGTCGGTTCAGCGTAA
- the infA gene encoding translation initiation factor IF-1 yields MAKDDVIEIDGKVVEALPNATFKVELDNGHVILCHIAGKMRMHYIKILPGDKVKVELTPYSLDKGRITFRYK; encoded by the coding sequence ATGGCTAAAGATGATGTAATTGAGATTGACGGTAAAGTAGTAGAAGCGCTACCAAATGCAACTTTCAAGGTAGAGCTTGACAATGGACACGTAATCCTTTGTCATATTGCAGGAAAAATGAGAATGCACTATATCAAAATTCTTCCTGGTGATAAAGTAAAAGTTGAACTTACACCATACAGTCTTGATAAAGGCCGTATCACATTTAGATACAAATAG
- a CDS encoding (2Fe-2S) ferredoxin domain-containing protein yields MMPGIPQPAFYMFKCQQSAPPGMPKPSCVKQNDPESQQLFQHLAQTLMQKGIIATVQPIQTGCLNRCQQGPVMLVEPGHTMYVGLTKEKIERIIDEHIIGGNVVSEYVIDEAMWGEPISPAAVAR; encoded by the coding sequence ATGATGCCAGGTATACCACAACCAGCGTTTTATATGTTTAAATGTCAGCAATCTGCACCTCCGGGAATGCCAAAACCAAGTTGTGTAAAACAAAATGACCCTGAGTCTCAACAGCTTTTTCAGCATCTTGCTCAAACATTGATGCAAAAGGGAATTATCGCAACAGTGCAACCGATCCAGACTGGTTGTCTAAACCGTTGTCAACAAGGTCCTGTAATGCTTGTAGAACCAGGACATACAATGTATGTAGGTTTGACTAAAGAGAAGATCGAAAGAATCATTGATGAGCATATCATCGGAGGCAATGTAGTATCTGAGTATGTGATCGATGAAGCGATGTGGGGAGAGCCGATCTCACCAGCAGCAGTCGCTAGATAA
- the rpsK gene encoding 30S ribosomal protein S11, whose product MAKKKAKKNIAKGVVYVAATFNNTVITVTDEMGNVISWSSAGALGFKGSKKSTPFAATEAVADAMSKAMENGIKEVGIKVQGPGSGRDTAVKAIGATEGIRVTSLKDITPLPHNGCRPPKKRRV is encoded by the coding sequence ATGGCTAAGAAAAAAGCAAAAAAGAATATTGCTAAAGGTGTAGTATACGTAGCAGCTACATTTAACAATACAGTAATTACAGTAACTGATGAGATGGGTAACGTGATCTCTTGGAGTTCAGCAGGAGCACTAGGTTTTAAAGGTTCTAAAAAGTCTACTCCATTTGCTGCGACTGAAGCAGTTGCAGATGCAATGAGCAAAGCAATGGAAAACGGCATCAAAGAAGTAGGAATCAAAGTTCAGGGTCCTGGTTCAGGTAGAGATACTGCAGTTAAAGCGATTGGTGCAACAGAAGGTATTCGTGTAACTTCACTTAAAGATATTACACCACTACCACACAACGGGTGTAGACCACCTAAGAAACGTAGAGTATAA
- a CDS encoding DNA-directed RNA polymerase subunit alpha encodes MRKIKVAPFMPTEVEVNEISENRAEITAYPFESGYAVTLAHPLRRLILGSSIGYAPISVKIEGAAHEFDNIRGMHEDVAVFIINLKNIRFKIKDESDRVEVNYSFAGHKEVTAQDLNNDLVEVVNGDLPLATLNEDAELNFTVVISKGIGYVPSEDLRDEVANDAIALDAFFTPVRKANYSIEPVLVEDNPSFEKITFDIVTDAQIGPVEAFTNALEVMNKQLSIFNGVLDVDISTAPIKKSSDESELKPFLQTVDSLGLSARSFNSLDRAGIKYLGELVLMSENEIKNIKNLGKKSLDEINECLVEHGFGEDFDLSDVTRAHLVKKLEQLKQ; translated from the coding sequence ATGAGAAAAATTAAAGTTGCACCATTTATGCCAACTGAGGTAGAGGTAAACGAGATCAGTGAAAATAGAGCAGAGATTACTGCTTACCCTTTTGAGAGCGGATACGCAGTAACACTTGCACACCCTCTTAGAAGACTGATTCTTGGTTCTTCTATCGGATATGCACCTATTTCTGTAAAGATTGAAGGTGCTGCACATGAGTTTGACAATATTAGAGGTATGCACGAAGATGTAGCGGTCTTTATTATCAATCTTAAAAATATCCGTTTCAAGATTAAAGATGAGAGTGACAGAGTAGAAGTAAACTACTCTTTTGCAGGGCACAAAGAAGTAACGGCACAAGATTTGAATAACGACCTCGTAGAGGTAGTAAACGGTGACCTTCCGCTTGCAACACTTAATGAAGATGCAGAGCTTAACTTTACAGTTGTAATCTCAAAAGGTATCGGATATGTTCCGAGTGAAGATCTTAGAGATGAAGTAGCAAACGATGCGATCGCTTTGGATGCGTTCTTTACACCGGTAAGAAAAGCAAACTATTCAATCGAACCTGTACTTGTAGAGGATAACCCAAGTTTTGAGAAGATCACATTTGATATCGTGACAGATGCTCAAATCGGTCCAGTTGAAGCATTTACTAATGCACTTGAAGTAATGAACAAGCAACTATCGATCTTTAATGGTGTACTTGATGTAGATATCTCAACAGCTCCGATCAAAAAGAGCAGTGATGAGAGTGAACTGAAGCCTTTCCTTCAAACAGTTGATTCGTTGGGGCTAAGTGCAAGATCGTTCAACTCACTTGATAGAGCGGGTATCAAATACCTTGGTGAACTTGTACTAATGAGTGAAAATGAGATCAAAAACATCAAAAACCTTGGTAAAAAGTCTCTTGATGAGATCAATGAGTGTCTAGTTGAGCATGGATTTGGTGAAGATTTCGATCTTTCAGATGTTACAAGAGCACATCTTGTTAAAAAATTAGAACAATTAAAACAATAA
- the rpsD gene encoding 30S ribosomal protein S4 gives MARYRGPVERLERRLGVDLGLKGERRLAGKSALEKRPYAPGQHGQRRAKISEYGLQLQEKQKAKFMYGTSEKQFRALYKEANRKEGNTGNVLVQLLEQRLDNVVYRMGFATTRASARQFVNHGHVLVDGKRVDIPSFRVKAGQKIEIREKSKNNVQILRAIELTNQTGMVEWVDVDKEKLFGIFTRVPEREEISIPVEERLIVELYSK, from the coding sequence ATGGCTAGATATAGAGGTCCGGTAGAAAGATTAGAGAGAAGACTTGGTGTTGATCTTGGTTTGAAAGGTGAAAGAAGACTTGCTGGTAAGTCTGCACTTGAAAAAAGACCATACGCACCAGGACAACATGGACAAAGAAGAGCAAAGATCAGTGAATACGGTCTTCAACTTCAAGAAAAGCAAAAAGCTAAGTTCATGTACGGAACAAGCGAAAAGCAGTTTAGAGCACTTTATAAAGAAGCAAATAGAAAAGAAGGAAACACAGGTAACGTTCTTGTACAACTTCTTGAGCAAAGACTTGATAACGTAGTTTACAGAATGGGATTTGCTACAACTAGAGCATCTGCTAGACAATTTGTAAACCATGGGCATGTACTTGTTGACGGTAAAAGAGTAGATATTCCATCATTCAGAGTTAAAGCAGGCCAAAAGATTGAAATTAGAGAAAAAAGCAAGAACAATGTTCAAATCCTTAGAGCTATCGAACTAACTAACCAAACTGGTATGGTTGAGTGGGTAGACGTAGATAAAGAGAAACTCTTCGGTATCTTCACAAGAGTACCTGAAAGAGAAGAGATCTCAATTCCAGTTGAAGAGCGTTTAATCGTCGAGCTATATTCTAAATAA
- a CDS encoding NifU family protein: MIPFTDEELEPAVMNVIEKVRPSIQMDGGDIKLIAIKDGKVYVQLQGACVGCSSSGTTLKFGVEKQMKTLIHPEMIVVNVPFGYEDKLEQLT, translated from the coding sequence TTGATCCCTTTTACGGATGAAGAGTTAGAACCGGCAGTAATGAATGTGATAGAAAAAGTTAGACCTTCTATTCAGATGGATGGTGGGGATATCAAACTGATCGCGATTAAAGACGGTAAAGTATATGTACAATTGCAAGGAGCTTGTGTCGGTTGTTCAAGCAGCGGTACAACATTGAAATTTGGTGTAGAAAAGCAGATGAAGACATTGATTCATCCTGAGATGATAGTAGTGAACGTTCCTTTCGGATATGAAGATAAATTGGAGCAATTGACATAA
- a CDS encoding DUF2202 domain-containing protein → MLKQSFIISTLAALVLAGCSGTSSTDTVSSSVTDITVERGPVDGAAVTDANGKLAQYMGQARYRFTSAPTYPISAEGGYIDINRNGSIEAGEVKLQYKLEAKQGDVITVVTTLASNTQVRVMLQEEFGLSDEEIDTATPGTNKTIAAISDEAYAYCLENNLSTMNLSEEQALQIQERIHARIAMYTESNQSVSEFENALMNELRIERITESELPGIQQELREAQDTDMNTSEHNQTLEQLQTMINDIPDANLTDLQKEGLIYMAEEEKLARDVYEYLYAAWGDDIFTNIASSEQQHMEAVLLLLEKYELNVPATLESRGVFENNELQSLYDQLIAKGVLSLTDALEVGVTIEEVDIADLNVRLETDLPEDLELVYEHLLYGSYNHLEAFNSQLAIQ, encoded by the coding sequence ATGTTAAAACAATCATTCATAATCTCAACATTAGCTGCACTGGTCTTGGCAGGATGTAGCGGTACATCTTCAACTGATACAGTATCAAGCAGCGTAACTGATATTACGGTGGAGAGAGGTCCGGTAGATGGAGCAGCCGTTACGGATGCAAATGGAAAACTTGCACAGTATATGGGCCAAGCTAGATACCGATTCACCTCTGCACCTACTTATCCTATCAGTGCAGAAGGCGGATATATCGATATCAATAGAAACGGTTCAATAGAAGCAGGAGAAGTGAAGCTACAATATAAACTTGAAGCAAAACAAGGTGATGTGATCACTGTAGTAACTACCCTCGCTAGTAACACTCAAGTAAGGGTAATGCTCCAAGAAGAGTTTGGATTGAGCGATGAGGAGATCGATACAGCAACCCCGGGGACAAATAAAACAATTGCTGCTATCTCCGATGAAGCCTATGCTTACTGTTTAGAAAACAACCTCTCCACAATGAATCTCTCGGAGGAACAAGCACTTCAGATACAAGAACGTATTCATGCAAGAATTGCTATGTATACGGAGAGCAACCAAAGTGTCAGCGAATTTGAAAACGCCTTGATGAATGAGCTTAGAATAGAAAGAATCACGGAATCCGAACTACCAGGTATTCAACAAGAACTAAGAGAAGCGCAAGATACTGATATGAATACTAGCGAACATAATCAGACTCTTGAGCAGCTTCAGACAATGATTAATGATATTCCTGATGCTAATCTTACAGACCTGCAAAAAGAAGGCCTGATTTACATGGCAGAAGAAGAAAAACTGGCACGTGATGTCTATGAGTATCTTTATGCCGCATGGGGAGATGATATCTTTACAAATATCGCATCTTCTGAACAACAACATATGGAAGCAGTGCTTCTACTATTGGAAAAATATGAACTGAATGTCCCTGCTACACTTGAGTCCAGAGGAGTTTTTGAGAATAATGAACTGCAATCACTCTATGATCAGCTGATTGCAAAGGGTGTACTTTCACTTACAGATGCATTGGAAGTAGGTGTAACGATTGAAGAGGTAGATATCGCTGACTTGAACGTACGTCTAGAAACGGATCTACCTGAAGATCTTGAATTGGTTTATGAGCATTTGTTGTATGGAAGTTATAATCATCTTGAAGCTTTTAATTCCCAATTAGCTATACAATAA